The genomic segment GTGAAATTCTGGCCATGACCGGCATTGCGCCCGAAGAGATAGCCGCCATCGGCATCACCAACCAGCGCGAAACCACCGTTGTGTGGGAAAAGCAAACCGGAAAGCCGGTTTATAATGCGATCGTCTGGCAGTGCCGGCGTACGTCGGCTATCTGCGACGACCTCAAGGCCCGCGGTCTGGAAAGTTATATTCGCGAGAATACGGGATTGGTGCTGGACGCCTATTTTTCGGCAACCAAAGTAAAATGGATCCTGGATCATGTGGAAGGCGCGAGGCAGAAAGCCTCGCAGGGCGAGCTTCTCTTCGGGACGATCGATACCTGGCTGATCTGGAACCTGACCCGGGGCAGGGTGCATGTCACTGATTACAGCAATGCTTCCCGCACCATGCTTTATAATATCAAAGAACTGAAATGGGATGAAAAAATATTAAAGGAACTGGACATTCCGGTATCGATGCTGCCCTGCGTGAAGCCGTCCAGTGCGGTCTATGGCAATACGGATGCCCGGCTCTTTGGAGCGGAGATACCCATTGCCGGGGATGCGGGCGATCAGCAGGCGGCTCTGTTCGGCCAGGCCTGCTATGCGCCGGGGATGGTTAAAAACACGTACGGCACCGGCTGCTTCATGCTGATGCTGACCGGGGAAAAGCTGGTTCATTCGGAAAACGGCCTTTTGACCACGATTGCCTGGGGTGTGAACAATAAAGTGGAATACGCTCTGGAAGGCAGCATTTTTATTGCCGGTGCGGCCGTCCAGTGGCTGCGCGACAGCCTGAAAATTATTTATGACGCCAAAGACAGCGAATATTTTGCAACGAAAGTTGAAGATTCCATGGGCGTGTACGTTGTTCCCGCTTTTGTGGGATTGGGCGCCCCCTACTGGGATATGTATGCCCGCGGCGCCATTCTGGGGCTGACCCGGGGAACGACGAGAAACCACATCATTCGCGCGACGCTGGAATCCATTGCCTACCAGACCCGGGATGTTCTGGAACTGATGCGCAGCGAAGGCGGCATTGACCTGCGTGAACTGCGCGTGGACGGCGGAGCGTGCGCCAATGATTTTCTCATGCAGTTCCAGTCGGATATCATGGGTGTGCCGGTTGAGCGTCCGGAAATTATCGAAACAACGGCTCTGGGAGCTGCCTATCTGGCCGGACTGGCCGTGGGTTTCTGGAAAGATGAATCCATGATCGCCGAACG from the Deltaproteobacteria bacterium HGW-Deltaproteobacteria-6 genome contains:
- the glpK gene encoding glycerol kinase, whose translation is MKRSYILALDQGTTSSRAIIYDDEGQVVKVAQKEFTQIYPKAGWVEHDPMEIWGSQSGVVSEILAMTGIAPEEIAAIGITNQRETTVVWEKQTGKPVYNAIVWQCRRTSAICDDLKARGLESYIRENTGLVLDAYFSATKVKWILDHVEGARQKASQGELLFGTIDTWLIWNLTRGRVHVTDYSNASRTMLYNIKELKWDEKILKELDIPVSMLPCVKPSSAVYGNTDARLFGAEIPIAGDAGDQQAALFGQACYAPGMVKNTYGTGCFMLMLTGEKLVHSENGLLTTIAWGVNNKVEYALEGSIFIAGAAVQWLRDSLKIIYDAKDSEYFATKVEDSMGVYVVPAFVGLGAPYWDMYARGAILGLTRGTTRNHIIRATLESIAYQTRDVLELMRSEGGIDLRELRVDGGACANDFLMQFQSDIMGVPVERPEIIETTALGAAYLAGLAVGFWKDESMIAERRKVDRRFKPVMSDDKREKLYAKWKKAVRCAMHWEGE